tataaatttttccctgcttctttatttttagcaattttattattcttgCTAATATTTCTTCCTTTACTGGTACCCCTGTTTTGATTGGGGTTGTGACCCTTAACGATTTTATTTACCATActttataaatatatatatgtatatatatatatatatgtatatttatatatatgtatatttatatatatgtatatttatatatatgtatatttatatatatataataaataagtcattaataaaaagaagaaatatttgatatcaaaatattattcttttctcataatattataacacAATAATGTGCCACAACTTATAGgtttaaattattattgtacatataaatttttattttaatttaaaaaaaaaaaaaaaaaaaaaaaatcagatcacaataaaaaaaaaggagaATTAGATAATTCTTACTATTAATAAGAGAAGATGTATATTTCTGTGGTAAGCGTAATTATGTGTTTACACAAATataagtaaaaaaaaatatatacatatataaatatatatatatatatatttatatgtctgtctttatttattttaattttttcctAGTTGAgttttcatataataacCTTTTATATTCctcatatatataatattgcgcaaaaattaaaaatatacatatataaataaataaatatatatatatatatatatatgtgtgattttaaattttttaaatggATGATGAATTTTTACTTTTTGTcttattttcataaaaatatttaagccttattataacataatatatatatatatatatatatatatataataatatatatatttttatttattaagaattttataatttcttccttttatctcttttatatattatatcatgATGAACAGAAGTACATTTATAACAATGTCTCAATAAGGAAAAGgacaaaatgaaaataataaaatagacactcaaaaaaataaaataaaatatatatatatatcttagttttttattttttatgacCTTGTGATTAATTATTAGTTATATTGAACACCTTATGAAATACATTTCCAATTCTGTATATGTTGAAAAAACAACATAAGGcaaatttttaatataatcataCAAACAGGAAAGAAACcaataatgataaatatatttaaggaacacataattaatatatatatatatatatatatatatatatatatatatatgtatgtatgtatgtattttttttttttttttttttagaaatattatattataattttttattaatatcactaaaatataaaaaatattaaaatattaattatattgtattatatatatatatatatatatatatattttttgtaaaaagaaaaagaattattccacaattaaatgtaataaaatgttttacaaataaaaaataaaaaattgtttTAACATAGTCTTTATACACTTTTTGTgttaattatattttatcaaaggaaaaaaaaaaaaaaaaaaaaaaaaaaaaaaaaaataaaatctatatattatatatacatatatatgtataacatttattatatattgtatatatatatatataataagaataatatgCAAGTATTATAAGATctacaatatatatatatatataatatatatatatatttcatgttataataacatttttatgttatttatattattaaatcaATTCTATATGAAAATCCCAAATattccaaaaaaaaaaaaaaaaaataatataatatatatattaatatatataaatttaatatgaatgatcttatttttttatatataattaNNNNNNNNNNNNNNNNNNNNNNNNNNNNNNNNNNNNNNNNNNNNNNNNNNNNNNNNNNNNNNNNNNNNNNNNNNNNNNNNNNNNNNNNNNNNNNNNNNNNNNNNNNNNNNNNNNNNNNNNNNNNNNNNNNNNNNNNNNNNNNNNNNNNNNNNNNNNNNNNNNNNNNNNNNNNNNNNNNNNNNNNNNNNNNNNNNNNNNNNNNNNNNNNNNNNNNNNNNNNNNNNNNNNNNNNNNNNNNNNNNNNNNNNNNNNNNNNNNNNNNNNNNNNNNNNNNNNNNNNNNNNNNNNNNNNNNNNNNNNTTATgattcttattatatataattgaatttttttcttttcttagtataacttttttttttcctttcacatatatatatatatataatatttatatttatgaggttaaataaaagaatcttaaaagttatattataaaaaaagtaaaaaatatatatatatatatatatatatattttataccTTTAAGGTTTAATTTTTTGCAATCCGCCATTTTTCTCTTcttataaaagaaaaatgtataaacccaatttttctttctttttgaatataattatatttatatgtatagatatatatttatatttatttattttataatttatattatattatttgttttcctttttttttttttttttctctttttttttcttctgttttttttttttcatttttcttattttcattatttgtttttgtttttgttaCAACCATATAAAATAGTTGTATAATTCttctatattatatattatatatttttttttttttttttttatttttttttttttttttttttttttttttttttttttaaaaagtatatattattaatatatattatttttatgtgtatataatatattatttctttttatgattaatttatatatatatgtcaCAATCTATCTTATTGTATgtaaaaagaaaaagagAGAATGCAAGGAGactaaataaaaatgtataaataaaaatatatatatatatatatatatatatatatatatttgaaaaaaatataatgtgTTCTGATATgacataataatataatttttttttttttttttttcttggtttgaattcaaaaaaaaaaaaagcgaattcattatattttaagtATCAGTTTGTATATCTCTGTAAAAGGTAGTCCCACCCccaaaaaataaaataaataaataaataaataaataaatatatatatatatatatatttatatttatatatattttatttcttttagATGCTATTATTTAAGAAAGTTAATTCAAAAGTCTTGagtataaataattatttacaaaagtaataaaaacatataattaatagattttaagtatatattaacatttGCATATTTTTACGTATGgtcatttttttttttttttttttttgtgtgtaaatatattttatttgtattatcttattatattttattacatgttgtttaaaatatttatatttaatttgtttttttcaTGTTACAGATATTTAGAATCTAATCAATTcgaaaaaaatttaaaagaagcgttgaataataaaaactATGGAGTGTCTAATAGTCTTCTATATGATTTATCTATATCAACTTATGACgtaaattattataaaaggGTTATGACGGAGGTGTTTAAGGCCATACAAGAGAAGCCATCTAGATGGAGAAGAATATACAAggtaaaaaatatttatgcatatatataaatatatatatatatatatatatatatatatatataaatgttatCATAAAtacacacacatatatatatatatatatatatatatatgtatgtttttttttaaggGCCTAAAATTGTGCGAGTATGTTATGAAGAACGGTTGCGAATATTTTATTAGCGACGTTAAAGATAAGGAAGAActcataaaaaaattaacacACTTTACTCACCTTGAAGATTTAAAAGACAAAGGTATTGGAATAAGAgatatatcaaataatatattaagattattaaaagataataaatatttaaaaaatgaaagaatAGAAGCAGCAAAATATGCAAATATTTGTACTAATATAGAATCGAAACCTATAGAAAAGAAAGGTTTCTTTTcaaatagaaaaaaaaaaaaaaaacataaaattaaaagaacAAGTGAATATAGTagaagaaatattaatgatCCAAGAAATTTAAGACAAAGCTTAcaatcaaaaaatatattagatCAAATACAAGAAGAAAGAAAATCAATTTATGGATATAcaaatgatgataataatatatttaatgaaaaaagatatgatatagaagaaaataatcataataataatatttcttcatattcttcaaataattcgtcttcttcatcttcttcctcaacatcatcatcttcatcatcatcatcttcatcatcatctACATCATCTGCATCATCACCATCCTCAGCAACATCGTCATCCTCTTCATCTTCTTTTTGTAGTAATAGAAATTCTTCAAATAGTGCTCATTCAAATTATAAaactaataataatcataaaagaatatcaaaaagaaaaaaacatataaaacataaaaaatattcaacATCTTCATCTCCAAAATCATCAAGAAGGTCTAATCGATCCTCATCAAATTCTCAagatgaatataataataccTCATCTAAATTTTCTACACAATCAAGAGGTCGTTCAGCGTCACATACATCATCATGTGTATCGTCGCATACGTCTTACAAACATTCATCAAGATTATCATCAAATTCGTCAACCTCTTCCTCCGCCTCAAATAGTTATTCCAGTCGTTCTAGGGCAAGATCACATTTTAGAAATAAACATGATGGGCgttcaaaaaaaaagaaaagagaaaaggaaagaaaaaaaagtagATCAACAACTAGACACAAatgaacaaataataaaaagtaatgttatttattaaaaattttgaaatgtgttcctatatttttttttttatgttcatttatgtttacataattatgaattatcttttatttaaGGGATCCTAAAGGTTCCAAATAAAATGTTGCATGTGGACATATaaacattatatttaaaatgtgatagaaatgttatattgttatattgttattttttattttgttatttttttaattttttaattttaattttttaatatatatatatttttttttttttgtttataatgtaaaaatatatttttttatatatatggcCTGAAAAGAGGACGATTTACAGAATTTTATAATgaaatgtaaatatatatatatatataaaatatatatatatttattatatccCTTTTAATTCAGGAATAAtttatagatataaaaaaaaaagaaaatatatttatatatatatatatatttttatttattatgtgccttttatatcaaaatatattattatttattttttattttaaatttatcttttaataacatttttgatatttttacttttaattaaaaaatgatttatttgtaaaaaaaaaaaaaaaaatcagGAATGTTGTCGGGTCGATTTGATGGAAATaattgaataatataaaagaaagaaaaaagagtatattatatattagataaataaataatatatatattaatatagTTTTGTATGTTCGccaaaataatatagagataaatatatagcatataatatatatataattatatatatatatatttatttttttaataatgataataaaaatatatatttatatataatttaaaaaatgtattatatatataaataaattctTATGAACATATATCTATCAaaatttgatatattatataacatataatattatatagcTTTAATCCGTATTGTTgtaaaattttaatatatatataatttatttatttttatattttgaacgatatacatttattatatatatatatatatatatatatttcttccCATTTGgtttaataaaatacatttatttatatttttaaatatatatatatatatagttatacatattattattattattattattattttattttatattatattatttttatttttttttttttaaaatggCTGAGTTGTTGactataaaaaatttatttatttgttctCATGAAAAGAGTGTTGAAGAGTTGACAAAAGTGATGGATGGTTTAATTAAGAAGATTGAAGAAAGGAATGAGAATGAgaatgatgatgataaaaaaaataagaatgagaaaaaaaagaaatatgaTATGATAAAAGATTATATGGATGCTAATAAGAATAATGTATTACATTTCGCTGTATATggaaataatattaataatgtaaaatttattatagAGAATACtgatttaataaatacatataataatgatggACAGAATGGATTAATTATTagtatattaaataaaaataatgatattagTAAGTTCTTattagataataatattaattataatcaagttgataaatataattcaaatTCGTTATTATATAGTATGATTACACAAAATTAtgaaatttttaatttattaattgaaaaaaatgatatagatattaatattaatagttatgaaaaaggaaatttaataagtatatgtatttttgaaagaaatattaaattattaaaaaaactatttaataaaaatatatctccagaattaaaagaaaaaaatatatatcctCATCCActcatttttatattatatagtaatgataattatttattatatttatatttaacatattctttatattattattcaaaatcaaaagaattatttaatataaataaaattaattttgATTATACAACAGATGATATATCAATCGATTTACAAAACAAACAATGTATTCATTCAATTTTAAAAAGTCAAAATATggatataaaaaaattccaatctttattaaatattaagGATGAAAATAATTCCTCATTATTAGACATATGTATACAAATGCAAAATGAACAgggaaaaaatatattgtcttattataatatggaacaatgaaaaattatagtaccaataaaaatataagcacaaataaataaatatatatatatataatatatatgtatgaatatttttatattatttacatatgatccatttatttcttcatataaatatatacatatatacatattttttcagtatataattattttatatatattataattttacCAGCGTTTTATGgtaaaatgaaaaaaaaaaaattccCATTTTAAtccctttttttttttttttttttttttttttttgtaatatttttcttttaaatgGTTTAACCAAATTTTTTGTCCTACAAAAGAGTAAAAAATAggaaaaacaaaaaataaaaataaaaataaaccTGACATATCAAAATACACAcacacaaatatatatatatttttatatatatatataatatatatgtttttatatttttgtataaaatattttttttgtatgtCATGGTTTGCCTTATTTCATACATTCTCATATGTTCTATTGTACTTGTccttattttttcttacCTTTAACATTCAGATatgcaaaaaaaaaaaaaaaaaaaaaaaaaaatgcatataaaaaattttatcttaaaaatatatttctttttacTATTATTTAATACTTTAATTTTGTTCGCAAAATGTAGCTTACGTATTTTACCACTTAATCATATTATTGATggtataataatacatttaaattataaatttataaaatataaagtaTATGCAAAAGGTATACACTTAAATGTGAATTTCGAAAATGTAGGTTCAGTTAGACATATAATTGAATCATACAAAGATTTAAATACATTATATTgtaatttaaataaagaCAAAGAAGAAGAAACTATTAATAAGAACATGTTAAGAACTAATAATTGTgttatttttgtatatataaaatataaagaaaacttaaaaaatatttatgattttatggaatatttatatataaatactaGTGCTGTTGCTCTTATACTTATTTCTGATAATTTTCTCtatgaaaatgaaatatataatccTCATGAAGATTTAAATATTACCATTATACATCCAAGTATTCTcacatattttatatcatatgaTCGATTATCAGAATATGatacaaataattatgacaaatatatttttgaattatATTGGGGGGTAAATCAAAAAACAGATAttgtacatataaattatcatttagATTATGGAAAGTATTTTAattatactttttttatatatatgaagaaCTTCCTTCTCgatttaaaaaatcatatCACATATGAAATACAATTTAgtatacataaaaattttacTATAGAGCCAAGATTCTGTTTTATTAGAGATTCATCTTATTGTATTAGTAAACCAGATTATATGAATTCAAATGTGGTACGAGAAGTAGTAGAACAACAGGTAAGAAgtttatgtatatatgaattaacTCTAATAGATGATCATATTAAAAGTGATATTGttcaaaataatacatCTGATGATTTCCAGAGTAATACTCAAGgtaataacaataaaacgtatgaaaatgatattaatactactaatataaattatgatgaaaaagaaaaacaagCCAATATGTTAGATAAAAGAGAACAAAACCATATTTATGCTttaggaaaaaaaaaattgtttagtgaaaaatatatatattatataaatgcATTATTTAATTTCGGATTTGAAAGAAAATATTGTTCTAGTGATTTCAACGatttaacaaaaaaatgCTCAGATAAAATACTGAACATATTAAATGTTTCGGTTAAGGATGTAGACCATTGTTTTCTCACCAATtttcatacatatatgaaaaatatgattaaAACTAAATTCTACGTTTATTCAATAActataaatgataaaacttataaaattaaattaaataaagatattaGCATTAAATTGATATGTTCTgcttttaaaaatatgcCTAAGAGGTGTAAAGATTATTTGTTTAATGAATTAATTGATGCTGACTATGTCAGGTAAAATgtccaaaaaaaaaaaaaaaaatagcCAAATTgtgaagaaataaaaaaaaaaatatatatatatatagcCAAATGGtgaagaaataataaaaaaaaatatttatatgtgcatatatttatatgtaatgattatatatatatatatatatatatatatatatatttatttatataatccATATATGACATTTTAACAGGAATAGATTTCtatatatgtgtaataataattaataatatttataataagaaaataaaagaatacataatataaaatgatatatttttatctttatattttcatgTTCTTTACAGAGAAAATACCTACGAGGAActaatatgtttttatttcctGATCATTTTATTGTTGGTTCATATCATTGGAAcctttttaaattatttgtaaaacaaacatatatatatataaatatatatttatataattttgtgattattctattttataattacaCATTTGTTTacatattttcattatgTCTCAgtgtatataatttatatattttatattttatttttcatattttagGGTAccttattatataaatctttatgaaaaaaaaaaaaaaaataaagaacGTTCACCATGAAATGATATAACTTATAAAATGGATTTTTTTCAttccttatttttttaagaaatataCAATTTGTAAGTAATTCACGGAGGAACTCAAACTATTTTTAtagaacatatatatatatatatatatatatatatatatatatatatatattatgcAGACATAATAAATAGAACAAATGTATGTccaaaaatatattaatcttattattttggttcatacatatatatatattttattattttttactttttgTTGATTTGAGATATATTTCGATaatcaattttttttttttttttttttaatttttaagataaaaaaataaaaaataagaatatatattttaaagtCTTTTTCAATAAAGctatatatgatattatgtggttcatataatatatatatatataaacaaaaataataaaaaaaaatttcaacatatatttaatggTTTGTGGAATATTTCTATAAACTGGTCtgtattaaaaatatatgcaagcataatatatatatatatatatatatatatatatatttatttatttattttattattattttttttttttatataccaaatttaaaacattaaaattttaattaccttttaaaaatagaattaacaaattataaagaattataGGCATACCTAAATAATTTCCActtgttttcttttttataattttgttgtatatataagatattgttaattataaaaattttaaatataccaattaaaaatatatatataaaaacacTATTGTaaacatacatatatttaatacaatatgtaagtttttttcttttatagACTCGTATATAACAATTTgtatttacatttttttgaatacaaaaaaaatttatgtACTCTCTACAAATACtctataaataaatatatgttttatgagataataaatgtaatattttcaaaaagtataaaataaacaataCACACAtagataaataaatacaaacaggtatatataatatatatatatatatatatatatatatatttttatttatttatttatttatttatttattcatttaatttttttatatgatgaGGAAAAAGAGAACTTTGAAAGTGAGTATTAACGAAATTAAGAAATATTGCCCGTTtgttaaaaatattcaatttttatataatagtaatgataaaaaaaataatgtagTATTATCAGTTATGTCAGATTTATGTCCTGTAGGTAAAGCAATAAATGAGaaacattttataataatagataataaatcaaaaattaatattataaaaatattgaaacAAGCTAATATGCAATCAAACATTTTAGTACaatgtattaaaaataaaaatacagAAAAAGAGAATATGTCTAAGGATgacatattaaaaaatagtaagagaaataataatatgttattttatgatatattagaaaaaaataaaaatgatcCTAGTTTtgaaataaatgataatagtatagaaaaaaataatattatatataaatatataaattcattagatgaatataaattatttaaaaatgagtgtaataataatttaaaagaacttctaaataaattatttaaagaTAAAAGATATCGTATCTTTActatattaaataaatatagaataaattatcctaatgtatatatagaaaataataaattaatgTTACCTTCATTTTATGAAttttatcaaaaatatGGATATAAAGCATGCATAGGAAATACTAAATACCAATTAAGTTCCTCATTTGGggatgataataaaaatatatgttcatataaTGATTCAAAAAAGGAGAactatttatttaatttctGGAATTTACATATAGATAATGTTTCAAACGAAAAAACAGTCGTGTGGTGTTCTAATGATTATTTGTGTTTATCAAATAATGAGAAAATAATCGAAGTAGGTATAGAAAcgttaaaaaaaataggaAATAGTAGTGGGGGCACAAGAAATATCTCTGGAAGTTTGTTAAATCATACACATTTAGAATACATTATAGCTAAATGGTATAATAAAGAAAGTGccttattatttacatcTGGTTATATTGCTAATGTAGGAGCTTTAGAAACATTAggaaaattattaaatttgatttatatttctgATGAAATGAATCATGCATCTATTATAAATGGTATTAGAGAATCACGTTGtgaaaaatttatttttaaacaCAATGATATGAATGATTTAGAAAGAAttctatataatttgaGGATAAACAAACAATATGAAAACAGAAAAATTATGATCGTATTTGAATCAATTTATAGTATGTCTGGTCATATTTcaaatatacaatatatagTACAGCTAGCCAAGAAATATAATGCATTAACATATGTTGACGAAGTACATGCTGTCGGATTATATGGAAATAAAGGTTCAGGGTATTTAGAAGAATTAAATTTGTGTAATCATATTGACATAATAAATGGTACCTTATCAAAAGCTATTGGATCATTAGGTGGTTTTATATGTGctaataaatattatattgatGTCATAAGGTCTTATTCTTctcattttatatttactaCATCCTTAACTCCAGTTAATATTAATACCTCTGCTGAGGCTATACATATAATTCAAAATGATATGTCTCtcagaaaaaaattaactCACGTTGTTAACAAAACCAAACAAAAATTACAAGAAAGGGGAATA
This region of Plasmodium gaboni strain SY75 chromosome 12, whole genome shotgun sequence genomic DNA includes:
- a CDS encoding putative clathrin coat assembly protein AP180 — translated: MLLFKKVNSKVLSINNYLQKYLESNQFEKNLKEALNNKNYGVSNSLLYDLSISTYDVNYYKRVMTEVFKAIQEKPSRWRRIYKGLKLCEYVMKNGCEYFISDVKDKEELIKKLTHFTHLEDLKDKGIGIRDISNNILRLLKDNKYLKNERIEAAKYANICTNIESKPIEKKGFFSNRKKKKKHKIKRTSEYSRRNINDPRNLRQSLQSKNILDQIQEERKSIYGYTNDDNNIFNEKRYDIEENNHNNNISSYSSNNSSSSSSSSTSSSSSSSSSSSSTSSASSPSSATSSSSSSSFCSNRNSSNSAHSNYKTNNNHKRISKRKKHIKHKKYSTSSSPKSSRRSNRSSSNSQDEYNNTSSKFSTQSRGRSASHTSSCVSSHTSYKHSSRLSSNSSTSSSASNSYSSRSRARSHFRNKHDGRSKKKKREKERKKSRSTTRHK
- a CDS encoding hypothetical protein (conserved Plasmodium protein, unknown function), producing MAELLTIKNLFICSHEKSVEELTKVMDGLIKKIEERNENENDDDKKNKNEKKKKYDMIKDYMDANKNNVLHFAVYGNNINNVKFIIENTDLINTYNNDGQNGLIISILNKNNDISKFLLDNNINYNQVDKYNSNSLLYSMITQNYEIFNLLIEKNDIDININSYEKGNLISICIFERNIKLLKKLFNKNISPELKEKNIYPHPLIFILYSNDNYLLYLYLTYSLYYYSKSKELFNINKINFDYTTDDISIDLQNKQCIHSILKSQNMDIKKFQSLLNIKDENNSSLLDICIQMQNEQGKNILSYYNMEQ
- a CDS encoding hypothetical protein (conserved Plasmodium protein, unknown function), which produces MHIKNFILKIYFFLLLFNTLILFAKCSLRILPLNHIIDGIIIHLNYKFIKYKVYAKGIHLNVNFENVGSVRHIIESYKDLNTLYCNLNKDKEEETINKNMLRTNNCVIFVYIKYKENLKNIYDFMEYLYINTSAVALILISDNFLYENEIYNPHEDLNITIIHPSILTYFISYDRLSEYDTNNYDKYIFELYWGVNQKTDIVHINYHLDYGKYFNYTFFIYMKNFLLDLKNHITYEIQFSIHKNFTIEPRFCFIRDSSYCISKPDYMNSNVVREVVEQQVRSLCIYELTLIDDHIKSDIVQNNTSDDFQSNTQGKKKLFSEKYIYYINALFNFGFERKYCSSDFNDLTKKCSDKILNILNVSVKDVDHCFLTNFHTYMKNMIKTKFYVYSITINDKTYKIKLNKDISIKLICSAFKNMPKRCKDYLFNELIDADYVRENTYEELICFYFLIILLLVHIIGTFLNYLVPYYINLYEKKKKNKERSP
- a CDS encoding delta-aminolevulinic acid synthetase, with amino-acid sequence MRKKRTLKVSINEIKKYCPFVKNIQFLYNSNDKKNNVVLSVMSDLCPVGKAINEKHFIIIDNKSKINIIKILKQANMQSNILVQCIKNKNTEKENMSKDDILKNSKRNNNMLFYDILEKNKNDPSFEINDNSIEKNNIIYKYINSLDEYKLFKNECNNNLKELLNKLFKDKRYRIFTILNKYRINYPNVYIENNKLMLPSFYEFYQKYGYKACIGNTKYQLSSSFGDDNKNICSYNDSKKENYLFNFWNLHIDNVSNEKTVVWCSNDYLCLSNNEKIIEVGIETLKKIGNSSGGTRNISGSLLNHTHLEYIIAKWYNKESALLFTSGYIANVGALETLGKLLNLIYISDEMNHASIINGIRESRCEKFIFKHNDMNDLERILYNLRINKQYENRKIMIVFESIYSMSGHISNIQYIVQLAKKYNALTYVDEVHAVGLYGNKGSGYLEELNLCNHIDIINGTLSKAIGSLGGFICANKYYIDVIRSYSSHFIFTTSLTPVNINTSAEAIHIIQNDMSLRKKLTHVVNKTKQKLQERGIQLLHNNSHIVVLMINSAEKCKQICDDLLKEYNIYIQP